One segment of Heterodontus francisci isolate sHetFra1 chromosome 28, sHetFra1.hap1, whole genome shotgun sequence DNA contains the following:
- the LOC137345140 gene encoding growth hormone secretagogue receptor type 1-like, with translation MGKPAILLMKDIYCPIVAVVGVLVNLVTIMILSRRKCDLSKCISVYMVAMATADLLVMIINGTVLRIFSYRFPLSFLSYTPVCRVILYLCTVTFDLSVWFTVSFTFDRFVAVCFQKFKTRYCTASTAGVVITVFCSLSVFKNIRFLFAFEPQQIINKVQWGCQASVEFFSSPLGTAWVWFHSVWLVWLPFTLIVSFNCSTIGRILVANRTRRKLRGNRSENRSDSEMENRRKSIILLFTVSGSFILLWLTAAVSFVATRLTNTNYYRGDRTDPRHIAFETGTFLKYLSCIQNPCIYVATQRKFREELKNVTFQVHVSKITMMGFSSGVGYVSNRSNRLKFEILAGASAYFINQASFGVETIKDPAIVHIDNIPRSLL, from the exons ATGGGGAAACCAGCTATTCTGTTGATGAAAGACATTTACTGCCCGATTGTCGCAGTCGTGGGTGTCCTTG TGAACTTGGTGACAATTATGATTCTCTCCCGAAGAAAGTGCGATCTGTCCAAATGTATTTCTGtttatatggtggccatggcaacagcagatctcctggttaTGATCATCAATGGAACAGTGTTACGTATTTTCAGCTATCgctttccactttcattcctgtcttacactCCCGTGTGTAGGGTTATTCTATACCTATGTACTGTCACctttgatttgtctgtttggttcacagtctccttcacatttgaccgttttGTAGCTGTCTGTTTCCAGAAGTTTAAAACAAGATATTGCACAGCAAGTACTGCAGGCGTGGTTATAACAGTGTTCTGTTCCTTGAGTGTTTTCAAGAATATTCGCTTTTTATTTGCATTCGAACCTCAGcaaataattaacaaggtgcagtgggGCTGTCAGGCAAGTGTGGAATTTTTTTCCTCACCACTCGGTACAGCGTGGGTCTGGTTTCACAGCGTCTGGCTGgtttggcttccttttactttaattgtctcatttaattgttcaaccattggacgtattttagtggccaatagaacccgcaggaaactccgaggtaacaggagtgagaatcgcagtgattcagaaatggagaaccgcaggaaatccattattttattgttcactgtatcGGGCAGTTTTATACTCTTGTGGTTGACAGCTGCCGTGAGTTTCGTGGCGACCAGACTGACAAACACAAATTATTACCGAGGTGACCGCACAGACCCCAGACATATCGCCTTTGAAACCGGAACTTTCCTTAAATATTTGAGCTGCATTCAAAACCCATGTATTTATGTAGCaacccagagaaaattcagagaagagctgaagaatgt CACATTTCAAGTTCACGTTTCAAAAATAACAATGATGGGTTTCAGCAGTGGTGTCGGATATGTGAGTAACAGAAGCAACCGCCTTAAATTTGAGATACTGGCGGGAGCGTCAGCTTATTTCATCAATCAGGCTTCATTTGGTGTGGAAACAATCAAAGATCCTGCGATCGTCCATATTGATAACATTCCAAGAAGCTTGTTGTGA